The genomic region TTTTTCTTTTGGAAAAACACTCATGAAGTTTTTCGTCCAATACTCATCTCTTGAGTTGCCAAAATGATGCAAAAACCACAGATACTCTTGATTGTGATCAAAACTTCCCTTTTCCACTTTAACATCTGAAAAGTATACAAGAATTTCTTGATTATCTAGGTTTCCCTTAAGAACCTTTAAGACTTTTAATTTTATTTTCCATTCTTTTCCAACCCCACCAAACAGCGATTTTTTCTTGTGTATCACCTTTGTTGTTTTTCCGATAATTATCAATGGTGTCTCTTTAATGCACCCTTTAAGAGATTTGTTTTCTAATTGCCAAGCATAGACTGGGTTCATACTGAGTAACACAATGAGAGAATTAAGTAATAGTGAATATTTAATAATTAACATTTTAGTATTCATATAACAATTAATACATGAAATCCATATTGTCTTGCTTTCTCAGCATAAAATATACCAAATTTTTACTAATTCAGCAATAAATTCTTGTTAACTTTTACATTTGCAATATAATACCAGAAGGAACGGACTTGAATGCGAAAAAAGTCGACAATGCTGGAGACATAAACCTTAAGGAGCTTTAGATGCTATTTGACCCTAAATTTACTATATCTGCTAAAATCAACAAGTCTCTTGTAGAAATAGAAAGAGTAAGAGGCTTTTTAGACGCGATAAAGATTAAAGAAGAGTGGTTTTCTGCGATACAAAAAGAAGCGCTTGTTTTAGAATCTCACTATTCTACACATATTGAGGGTACGGCTTTAACTCTTGAACAGGCAAGGAAGGTTCTCAACGGTAAGGATGTAAAAGGTGTAAGACCAGATGACAGAAGAGAGCTTTTGAATTATAAGAGAGCAATGGATTTTGTTTCTACATACCTAGGCAAAGCAGATCCTGTTACTGAAGGGCTTATAAGAGAGATACATAAAATTCTTGTAAAAGGTGTAAGGGGTGGTCAGGCTGAACCGGGAGAATACCGCAAGGTTCAAAACTATGTTGTAAATTCCAGAACCCGGGAGGTCATCTATACTCCGCCTTCATCTTTGGAAGTTCCGCGTCTTATGCTAGAATTTGCGCAGTGGCTTAATAGGAATGAGGAAGTATCCACAGTTCTTCTTGCAGGGATAGCTCAATTTCAGTTTGTTCATATTCATCCTTTTTTAGATGGTAATGGTCGTACAGCAAGGTTGCTCTCTACTCTTATTCTTTATAAGACAGGATATGACTTTAAAAGGTTGTTTTCGCTCTCGGAATATTATGATAAAGATAGATTATCTTATTATAAAGCGATTCAGTCTGTTAGAGAAAATAATATGGATATGACCTTCTGGCTTGAATATTTTGTTCAAGGATTGAGAACACAAATGGACCAGATAAAGCAGAAGGGCAAAAGCATAATTAAATATGGTTCAGTTTTACAAAAGGCAGAGACAATAGGTTTAAAGGAACGTCAAGTAAGTGCTTTAAAATTCATTATCCAAAATCAGCATATTTCGCGCTCACAATATGTTGAGAAATTCAAAGTGTCTTTGCGCACCGCAAATTACGATTTGAGCCTATTGGAAAGTAAGGGA from bacterium harbors:
- a CDS encoding Fic family protein: MLFDPKFTISAKINKSLVEIERVRGFLDAIKIKEEWFSAIQKEALVLESHYSTHIEGTALTLEQARKVLNGKDVKGVRPDDRRELLNYKRAMDFVSTYLGKADPVTEGLIREIHKILVKGVRGGQAEPGEYRKVQNYVVNSRTREVIYTPPSSLEVPRLMLEFAQWLNRNEEVSTVLLAGIAQFQFVHIHPFLDGNGRTARLLSTLILYKTGYDFKRLFSLSEYYDKDRLSYYKAIQSVRENNMDMTFWLEYFVQGLRTQMDQIKQKGKSIIKYGSVLQKAETIGLKERQVSALKFIIQNQHISRSQYVEKFKVSLRTANYDLSLLESKGLIKKTGVSRAVKYILK